ATGACCGAGACCGAATTCGGCCTGGCGATCAACGGTGCGATGCTCCAGCTGCCCGGCCAGTTCGAAACCTCGCAGGCGGTGCTCGGCGCGATGCAGGCCAACGACCTGTTCAAGCGACCCGACGATTATTATGCGACGATCACGACGCGGTACCGCGCGATGACGTTGCCGGAGCTGCGAACCGCCGTGGCGCGGACGATCGATCCTGCCAGGATGACCTGGGTCGTGGTCGGCGACGCGGCCAAGGTGAAGCCGCAGCTTGACACGCTCGGCCTGCCGGTCGAGGTCGTGCCGGCAAGCGCGGTCGCCGGTGGCGCCGCAACCGCAGCGAAATAAGGAGAGTATCGATGGCCGACGTGGATGGCAGCTGGGATTGCACCGTGAAATCGCCGCTCGGCGATCAGAATCTGACGCTGACCGTGAACAGCGACGGGTCGGCCTTCACCGGCACCGCATCGGGCGCGATGGGGTCCAGCGACGTGACCGGCGAAGTGTCGGGCAACACGATCACCTGGAAGCAGCAGATGACCGTGCCGATGCCGATGACGCTCGATTGCGAGGCCACGGCAGAGGGCGACACGCTGACCGGCACGGTCGGTGCGGGCGCGTTCGGCAGCTTCCCGCTCTCGGGCAAGCGCACCGGCTGATCGTCCGTATCGCGGGGACCCGAATTCCCCGTATCCGGAACTGTCACGACGACGGCCCGCTCCCGATCAGGGGGCGGGCCGTTTCGTATGATATGCCGTGCGGTATGCGGGACGGCGGTCTTGGCGACGATCGACAGGCATGGCGTGATCCGGTTGCCGGTCCGCCGTCAGCGCGATGAGGTTCCGTTAGAACTGTCGTCCAACTTCGCGCTCACGCATCGACGCCCGCACCGGCGCGCGCCGTCACCGGACGATACGCGTGACATGCCCCATCTTGCGCCCCGGCCGTGCGGTCCCCTTGCCGTACAGGTGCAGGTGCGCGCCGGGCTCGCCCAGCACCGGCATCCAGTCGTCCGCACCGATCAGGTTCTCCAGCGTCACCGATCGTCCGGTCAGCGCGGTACTGCCCAGCGGCAGGCCGCAGATCGCGCGGATGTGGTTTTCGAACTGCGACGTGTCCGCGCCTTCGATCGTCCAATGCCCCGAATTGTGGACGCGCGGCGCCATTTCGTTGAACACCGGGCCATCGGCGGTGGCGAAGAACTCGCAGGCCAGCACACCGACATAGTCCAGCTCGGCGGCGATCCGGCAGGCGAGCGCCGTCGCCTCTTCCGCCTGGTCCAGGATGTCGGCCGGGGCGGGCACGCTGGATGTGCGC
The sequence above is a segment of the Sphingomonas insulae genome. Coding sequences within it:
- a CDS encoding DUF3833 domain-containing protein — protein: MADVDGSWDCTVKSPLGDQNLTLTVNSDGSAFTGTASGAMGSSDVTGEVSGNTITWKQQMTVPMPMTLDCEATAEGDTLTGTVGAGAFGSFPLSGKRTG